The DNA region AATAATTCCGGATTTAATCGTTCAACAAATGGTAGTGCAACTCCACTGTATGTTTCCTTTTGTATTAGCCTTACAGAATCTTCACTTAATTGTGTCACTATAAACTCATGGCTGACATGAAATATATGCCTTACACCACTTTGCCAACAAAGTAATCCTGGTCGGTCCATTTTCTTTAAAACTGCTTTAACTGACATCTGCTTGTCTTGACTAATTACACTAAAGTAAATAGTGCCACCGACCTTAAAATCTCCTTTTATATCTTTTATCTGCGGATTCCAACTGTTGTAGTCTTTAAATTTAGTAATTTTCTCCCAAACCACATCTTGCGAAGTTTTTATGATGATACTTGACTCTATGATTTTCCTCATTTTGAGACATCTCCAATCTTAATTCTATCTTGTAATTATGCATGAAAAATGTCCGTCATTTTTATATTCGGATTTGTATATCTTTCCTTATTTAAGGTCTTATCTTTAAATTGAATAGATTTTTGTGGACACCAATGCAGACAGGCTAGACATACTTCACAATTACCCTTCCATTTAATCTGATTGCCAGTAATTGAGATATTACCTCGTGGACATATCTTTTTACACACTTCGCAGTGGTTACAATTGTTATCAACCCAGAAATTCTTATCCCACTTTGGAAAAACTTTCATCGCCATGAAATGTACCGCTGACTTTTTAATGTTTGGGGTTTTCGTAACAGGTTCAAATTGGTGATTTGCAATTTTATGTGCAATTTCTGAAATTCTCTCATCTGCCTCCTTTAATATACTTCTCTGAATCTCCAGTGACTGAGCCTCGTCTCTTATAATATAATTACTTGGTTGTTTTATTGAAAATCCGTACTTTACAATACCATTCCTTTTTTGAATTCTGTTTTGTATTTCCTGCAGTGAAACGCCCTCATCACCTGCATAGTTTGAAACTACAAAGATTTCTTCAGATCCATCAAACTTCATTTTTTTAATAAAATCTGTAACAATTCTTGGAATACCTGATGCATAAACCGGAAATACAATCCCAACTCTTTTTGCATTTAGTTTAACAGTCTTATTGGTTTCTTTACTTATGTCTGTGAGAACAGTATTACCAAGAAGTGTGGATAGTTTATATGCAATATGCCTTGAATTACCTGTTCCTGAAAAAAAATAAATCTTCGTTTCCATAGTTATCCCTCCATAATTCTACAAATCTTCTCTATTCTTCATCATAATAATAAACCCTCACACAATGTGAGGGTCAAGTAGTTAATTGAATAATTGCAAAAATTATTTGTCTTTATATTGCTCAAAAATATCATTAAACTTTTGATGATGTTCTTTGAATAAAGATAGCAACTTAGGATCAAATTCTTCTGGACGTGTACGTCCATCTCCTTCAGTCATAATGCTAACGGTTTCTTCGTGTGTAAACCCTCTTTTGTAAGGCCGAGGGCTCCTTAATGCATCATAAATATCTGCCACCGCCATAATTCTTCCGGATAGCGGAATCGCTTGTCCGTGTAAACCATTAGGATAACCTGAACCATCCCATTTTTCATGATGGCTCAAAGCAATTTCTTGAGCACACTTTAAAACCTCGGATTCTGCAAATGCAAAAGCACTTGCACCTATTTCACCGTGCAACTTCATAATATCCCATTCTACTTCGGTCAATGGACCCTTTTTATGAAGAATTTCATCCGGTATTCCTACTTTACCAACATCATGCATAGGCGCTGCGTAATACATTTTTTCAATTACTGCCGAATCTAAATGCATGAGTTCACCCAGTAGCTTCACATATTCACGTGTGCGCTCAATATGAACACCAGTCTCAGTATCTCTGTACTCTGCGAGTTTTGAAATCCTATCTACTGTTTCTTTATAAGCTTTGTCGAGTTGATCTAATGCTTGATTCTTGTCATACATGACAGCTATATTATTCGCTTCAAGAAGCACAGAATGTTCTAGCATTTTTCTTAGGCGTAAAGTAGCAAGGTACATCACAAAAGCGATAACTAAAAAGGATCCCTGAGCAACAACAAAAAATGTTAGATCAAAACTATCTCCGAGCATATGTGTAACAAAGTTTCCTGAAAGTTTTACGTTCTTTTGATTAAGTACATAATTTAAAATACCGAGTTGCCCAATAATACTTCCAAACGCAAAGATCAGAATTAGTTTGGGCTTGAGTGTGATACTGTTAAGAATCAAAAGTATAAACTGAAACACAATCACAAGTGGTACTTTAAGCATGTACACCGGAGACACCGATTCGCCACCCACAGAAATATACCATATTATGGGCATTGATGTTACTGTCAGTATATCATAAGTAACCCCTATAATACTTAGTCTATTTAGTTGGGACTTTTTCCGAATATACCAAATAGCAACAAAATACAAAATAATTCCTAATACGCAAATCGTAAGCGCAGTGATTTTTTCAAACTCGCTCTTGCCGACTAAAATGGTAACTCCCATTGTATTTAAGACAAAAATTGCCCTAATTATATAACTGAGCCTAAGATTGTTTGCCTCATGTCTTTGAAGATTCTCTTTAGTTCCGTGTTCGTTTAAATTCATTAAATCCATAAACACCTCATTTTGCATAGCTAGCTATGTTTCTCACATTAAAGCTCCTACGTATACGCCATCTTATTTCTACCGGTTATTATGCGCCAATCAGAACATTCATTACTGCATGCAATATGGCTAATCCTGATATATTACCCATAAGTCGCACCATTCTATTGAACACCCATCCCCAGATAAAAAGCACCACCAAGTCTATGAGTAGTTCCATCGGGGTGAAATTGTAGAATAACCTTTGGGGAATGTGTATGATTGCAAACATGCCTGCTGTGATGATTTCCGCATGTGCTCTCTGAAAAAAGGCCGAAAATCTCAATAATAAGTAACCACGAAAAATCATTTCTTCACTAAATCCAACTCCAAGTTGCGCCACTAGTTGGAATAAAATCGGTGCAGAGAGCCATATCTTTATAGATACTTGTTTGAAGAACACGCAAGCTAAAGCACTGATGACAAGACCTCCAACAATAGAAGGAAGAAGATTTTCCTTGAAAAGGCCCAATGTTCTTGGACTTTGCTTTCGAATAGTCAATGTGATCCCAAAAGGCAATAGAATGATAGCGTTGGATAAAAGTTGTTGTAATGCCGTCAGCAAGCTGTATTCTTCTCCTGTATTGCCAATTGTTGCATTTTGAATTCCCTTGAGCCAAAAGATGAGTAAAACAAATATAAACAAAATCAAGTAAAGGATTGTTGATAGCAAAATTTCCTTTTTAGGAAAGTCAAAAGAAACAAGTAGTGGTTTTAATTTATAGATTTTCTCAAGAATCAGAAAAACAATAAGCGCCTCTATCAAAGTGGCAATAATAGGAATGCTTGGGTAGATGTAATTCATAAAAAATCTCCAATCTAGATATAAATCTACTTAAGTCGCATTCAATCTAAAAGAACCATACCCCGTAGTCAAGCCTGGCGAAACGCTTTAGCTATCTAATAAAAAAATCCATATTAGACATTAATGTTAATGTATGCAGCATAAGCTATCATCTGTTAATTTCTAGTTACCAAATACATTACCCTACTTGCATTGTTTTTAACGCTTAAACGAATTTATCATTTCTCTTATGCCTATTTCAAATTCAGTCACTTTGAAATCAGGGAAATGCTTTCTAAACTTTTCGTCGTTCATAATATATATGAAATCAGACTGATAGAGCATTTCATTGACTTCCTTGATATTAGGTATAAATATTCCCATGATTTTCAGTATAATTCTTGGAATAAGAGTTGCCTTAAAATTTGTGTTCATTACGCTATTGATCTCGACTACAATTTCATCAATCGTCATTGCTCTGCTGACAGGCAAATGCCATTCTTGCCCATAAGTGCTATCATCCAATGCAAGTGTGACTAATGCTCTTCCATTGTCGTTGGTATATGAATAAGTATGCTTAATATTTGTATTTCCAAGGGACTGGGGTGCTTTTCCTATTAGCATCCTTTCTATGAATGATATATAGAGGGGGCTATTGATGACATTGGGTCCATAAAAGTCAGCCGAACGACCAATTACCGCCTTTACTCTACCTGATTCATGAGCATTTAAGAGCATGTCTGATATAATCTTTCTAGTTTTCCCTTTTTCAGAAACAGGATTTCTTGTGTGCTTTTCATTAAATGGCACACTTAAGGGTGCTGGACCATACAGGTACATGTTGTCTAGGAAAATTAGTCTTGCTTCTGCCTTCTCACATGCACTAATCACATTATTCATTATTAGAGGCCATTGTTCTTTCCAAATTAAAGCACTATACGGTAGTCCTATACACAAATAGACATGAGTTGCTCCCGTTATGGCATAAGTCGCTTGATCAAAGTCCAACAAGTCCGCATGGATTGTTTCTATTCCTTTTACTGTCTTGCTTCTCTCTACAGCCCTAATCTTGAGTTTTCTAGCTTGAAGTTCCTCAATGACACTTTTGCCAACGGATCCGGTTGCTCCTAATACAACATGTAGTTCGCCATTCATAAAATTACCACCTTTCCATTATTAGCATAATAATAGACCCTCACATAATGTGAGGGTCAAGAGGTAATTTATAATAATTTTGAAACTGGAACTTGAAGTTCAATAATTGCATTTTCTACTAGTTCGCCATTGGGGTGAGCTGGTCCTGAAAGATGCAACTCCCTAAGTGCTCCTGTAATTTGCCAATCATTACTTACAACCCATTTAAGCAACTCAATTATTGCTTGTTCGATGCCATCAAATGCTCCGCTATATACAGCATATGCCATGTGTTCTTCTGCCTCGATCACCCTAGCATTAAGCACGGTTTCGTTTGATCGAAACTTTTCTAAGTATGTCTTGGGCACAACAATGCCAGTCTCCATATCAAGATCTGTTTCACTGTACTCTTCATTAAAGTAAAATGTGATTTCTGGACCAATCGGTGTGATATTCATCACATTAAGCTCTTTGTACAGTTTTGCATACATGTTATAACAAAATACTCCCATTTGCTCTAAATGAGGCACTATCGTTCTATGAGAAACATAGACATAGGATTCTGTACTCTTAATACTGACATCGAATTTAGGTATATCACCTTCGCTTTCTATTATACGAAGACGATCAACAATTGTTTTCAAATTGATTTGCGCCATGCTAATCTCATTCTCCAGGTCTCTTTGCCTTCTGACTAGCATTGCTTTCATTTCATCAATTGAGATTTGTTCATCAACTAACCCCATGACTTCTGTCAGCGAAAATCCGATATCCTTTAAAAAAATGATCCTATTAAGTCTTGGCAGCTGGTCTATAGAATAACTTCGGTATCCTGTATTATTATCAATACAGGCTGGTTTAAGAATCCCTATTTGATCATAATGCCTGAGCATTCTGATTGATACTTTTCCAATTTTAGAAAAATCACCTATTTTGAGCATGCAGGTTGCTCCTTCCTACTTATTTTTGATTGAATCAACTTAATATTAAACCCTCACATAGTGTAAGGGTCAAGTAGTATTCTTCAGTGTCAATCTTACAATGAAATACTTTTATTAATCATAAATACCTATGTCATCTATATTTTAGCCCTTTTTTAGGGGTCAAAAAACGTCATTTTTTCGTCTGCTTTTTGCCCAAAATTCAGGCCAAAACCACTATATGTTGTGGTCAAACCCTACTTTTTCTCGCCAGAACCACTACGTGTCATCAGAATTATCGCTTCTACGTGCTTGGAGTTGCAATGATAGCTATCAATTCCTTTGTTTCAAACCCCATTTTTTTTAAAGGTTCGTTCTTGGAAACATATCCAATATTGACTGTAGTTTGTGGGAACATATCCAAATATTAACGTGTTCGATATAGCTATTTCTAATCAAATAATTATTAATGTGACAAAACAAATTGTACTGCTTCATCCAAAGGATCATCAGTCTTTGTTTCCAAGACTATCTGTCCAGATCCATCTTTGATAGTAAATTTTCCACCTTTAAAACTAAAGTAGAATCCTTTAGTAAATAAGTATCTATCAACCCAAGTTCCTATATCACCTTGAAACTCTAATTCCAAGTCTAACTTCTTTTCCCACTTTAGTATCCATTTCAATGCCAACGAAAATATCTCGTAAGTATAACCATTCGAAGATTTGTTTGGTACAACAATCATTTGTCCTTTTACATTACGCAATCTTAAATGAGAAGCACTCATCCAC from Acetoanaerobium noterae includes:
- a CDS encoding NAD-dependent epimerase/dehydratase family protein, with amino-acid sequence MNGELHVVLGATGSVGKSVIEELQARKLKIRAVERSKTVKGIETIHADLLDFDQATYAITGATHVYLCIGLPYSALIWKEQWPLIMNNVISACEKAEARLIFLDNMYLYGPAPLSVPFNEKHTRNPVSEKGKTRKIISDMLLNAHESGRVKAVIGRSADFYGPNVINSPLYISFIERMLIGKAPQSLGNTNIKHTYSYTNDNGRALVTLALDDSTYGQEWHLPVSRAMTIDEIVVEINSVMNTNFKATLIPRIILKIMGIFIPNIKEVNEMLYQSDFIYIMNDEKFRKHFPDFKVTEFEIGIREMINSFKR
- a CDS encoding CPBP family intramembrane glutamic endopeptidase, which codes for MNYIYPSIPIIATLIEALIVFLILEKIYKLKPLLVSFDFPKKEILLSTILYLILFIFVLLIFWLKGIQNATIGNTGEEYSLLTALQQLLSNAIILLPFGITLTIRKQSPRTLGLFKENLLPSIVGGLVISALACVFFKQVSIKIWLSAPILFQLVAQLGVGFSEEMIFRGYLLLRFSAFFQRAHAEIITAGMFAIIHIPQRLFYNFTPMELLIDLVVLFIWGWVFNRMVRLMGNISGLAILHAVMNVLIGA
- a CDS encoding HD-GYP domain-containing protein, which codes for MDLMNLNEHGTKENLQRHEANNLRLSYIIRAIFVLNTMGVTILVGKSEFEKITALTICVLGIILYFVAIWYIRKKSQLNRLSIIGVTYDILTVTSMPIIWYISVGGESVSPVYMLKVPLVIVFQFILLILNSITLKPKLILIFAFGSIIGQLGILNYVLNQKNVKLSGNFVTHMLGDSFDLTFFVVAQGSFLVIAFVMYLATLRLRKMLEHSVLLEANNIAVMYDKNQALDQLDKAYKETVDRISKLAEYRDTETGVHIERTREYVKLLGELMHLDSAVIEKMYYAAPMHDVGKVGIPDEILHKKGPLTEVEWDIMKLHGEIGASAFAFAESEVLKCAQEIALSHHEKWDGSGYPNGLHGQAIPLSGRIMAVADIYDALRSPRPYKRGFTHEETVSIMTEGDGRTRPEEFDPKLLSLFKEHHQKFNDIFEQYKDK
- a CDS encoding MerR family transcriptional regulator, which codes for MLKIGDFSKIGKVSIRMLRHYDQIGILKPACIDNNTGYRSYSIDQLPRLNRIIFLKDIGFSLTEVMGLVDEQISIDEMKAMLVRRQRDLENEISMAQINLKTIVDRLRIIESEGDIPKFDVSIKSTESYVYVSHRTIVPHLEQMGVFCYNMYAKLYKELNVMNITPIGPEITFYFNEEYSETDLDMETGIVVPKTYLEKFRSNETVLNARVIEAEEHMAYAVYSGAFDGIEQAIIELLKWVVSNDWQITGALRELHLSGPAHPNGELVENAIIELQVPVSKLL
- a CDS encoding EFR1 family ferrodoxin (N-terminal region resembles flavodoxins. C-terminal ferrodoxin region binds two 4Fe-4S clusters.); this translates as METKIYFFSGTGNSRHIAYKLSTLLGNTVLTDISKETNKTVKLNAKRVGIVFPVYASGIPRIVTDFIKKMKFDGSEEIFVVSNYAGDEGVSLQEIQNRIQKRNGIVKYGFSIKQPSNYIIRDEAQSLEIQRSILKEADERISEIAHKIANHQFEPVTKTPNIKKSAVHFMAMKVFPKWDKNFWVDNNCNHCEVCKKICPRGNISITGNQIKWKGNCEVCLACLHWCPQKSIQFKDKTLNKERYTNPNIKMTDIFHA
- a CDS encoding SRPBCC domain-containing protein, with translation MRKIIESSIIIKTSQDVVWEKITKFKDYNSWNPQIKDIKGDFKVGGTIYFSVISQDKQMSVKAVLKKMDRPGLLCWQSGVRHIFHVSHEFIVTQLSEDSVRLIQKETYSGVALPFVERLNPELLKTTEDGFSKVNLKVKQDCEIMSI